The segment ATCGCGGTCTCGATATTTTTGCTTATCCGTACCATCCTCTCCCATCTGGGCATGGTTGAGGAAATAATCCATATATCGAAGGGAATCAGGAGTTTCATTAGAACCAACACCCACATTCCATACCCCAAGAATGGATGCTTCTTTTTCAGCAAGCCGTTTAAATGCTACGCGCATCCAAAAAAAGAAAAACTTGAGGGGAAAAGATATAGGAGATCAAGGTTTTATCTCTTCATCCGCTTCATTTGGGATTTTCTAATAATGTCTTAAGAATTTCTTCATCCCGCTTGCTTAATTTCTTTTCGTTGACGAGATAGCTCACCATCAGGCTTAAATCTCGATCCAGACTTAATCCGAAAATCTGTTTCATAATCATCATGAACGATTTTTCTTTAGGCATGGCGGGGTAATATACCCAACGGCGGCCTACCTTCTTCGCTTCTACA is part of the Candidatus Omnitrophota bacterium genome and harbors:
- a CDS encoding BlaI/MecI/CopY family transcriptional regulator — protein: MFEDVTPSEILLLSIINELGEGDVFRLLERTSLEKDWKYSTVKSFAERLHKKGYVEAKKVGRRWVYYPAMPKEKSFMMIMKQIFGLSLDRDLSLMVSYLVNEKKLSKRDEEILKTLLENPK